The genomic DNA ACTCGAATGGAGAGCGGCCCCCAGGAGGAGAGCCGACGCGGAAATGGTCCGGTGGACAAGACTGAATCAGAATGGAATGTCTTCCTCCGGCATTTCCCAGTTGTCCTCGTCCTTGGACTTCTCGTTCGCAGAGGTTTCCGGCTTGTTCTGGGCCGGAGCTCTCGATATCGTCCGCCTGCCGTGACAAGATTTAAAGACCCAAACACGTCAGTTAGCTTCCATGATTTCTCCTTTCCTCGTCGGAGGGGAGAAGAAACACATAGAAAAAGGCATAATTTTTGGACCTTCTACGGTTGCGCTTGGCGGCTTCGCGGGTCTTGCGCTTCCGCTCGTCCTGGCTGTTCTCGAAGAAGCGCCGCCGCTTGCACTCCTGGATCACGCCGGCCTTCATGACCTCCCGCCGGAACCGCCCCAGCAGCCTCTCCTCTGGCTCGTTGTCCTCCACCAAAACCTGCACGTTGTACCCGGAGCTGAAGTAGAGCGTGTTCGCATACGCCAGGGACGGGCACATGATGGACGCCGACAGGTCGACGGGCGGCGGAACCGGGGCCTGATCCTGGGCCTGGGAGAGCGATATGGGGGCGAAATCGTCCCTCGAGCTCTGGCGGGGCTTCGGGAGCGTCTGTGGGAGAGCTTGCGGCGGCGGGGGCTTGgaaggaagaaggaaggaGAGGAAGTTGGCGAACGAGGAGGCCATTGACGATCAGCTGAGCTACGAACTGTGAAGCAGTCTGTCTGGATAAGGTCGACGACGACGATGATGAAAGTGAAACTATGGGCTGGTCGCTGCTTGTATCGGTAGCGGGTTATCGGTTCGGGTGCAGCACGAGTCGATCGCTCGGGTTGGGCCTCGATGGCCCATTTGGCTAGACTCGTCCAGCCCATTTAAATCACCACGGAGATTGAAAGagacttatttttctttcggccactctttttttttttttcggttcgGTGTATATCATGATATCCAGAAGGATTCCAAGTAATTTTTAGCCACTGAATTGAAAGAGACAAATGAACTAACATTTCAAAGTCCAAATTGTCTTATCCTCGTCGGTGTCGTAAAACTCCAAGCGCAATTGTACATTTAGGATTAACCAATATAGCAGTTGGACTCCCGCAACTTCTTCCGGTACGTGAGCCGTACCAGCCAGATCAGATGTCTCCTGATTTTCGATTCGCTTCTTGAACATTTTTGTCCATATGTGTATGTCgtattaaaaacaaaaatgctcGGTTGACATATGTGGACGGAAGGGCGCCGTCCAACGAGTTGAAGTACTCGGCTTATCTACTAAAAAATAAGACAAATGATTCAACTTCTCATATATTTTCTCGAACTATTATCGTCAAATACGACCCAATGAGAACAAGAATATGTCCTACTCTACGGAAACTAAGCTTTGTTTGGGAAAGGAGTGGAGTTTTAACTCCACTCCATTCtaactatgtatatatatatatatatatatatatatatatgtttaattgGGATtctaataattgtattgttaaattatgagaaaaaataatgaatagttgagagaaagtaatgattgtgttgttgaattgtggaaaaagtcatggataattgagagaatttaatattaaaaattgaattgaatagttaaaaaaattgaaaaaaagaaaagaaaaataataattgtattgttaaattgaagataagtagagtagagttaaaaatatttcaaaatcaaatatgCCCTAAAGAGCTGCCGAAGACATTAATgttatatttgattttagagttgagtttttgttttgattgatttgtaat from Punica granatum isolate Tunisia-2019 chromosome 2, ASM765513v2, whole genome shotgun sequence includes the following:
- the LOC116197314 gene encoding 30S ribosomal protein S21, chloroplastic is translated as MASSFANFLSFLLPSKPPPPQALPQTLPKPRQSSRDDFAPISLSQAQDQAPVPPPVDLSASIMCPSLAYANTLYFSSGYNVQVLVEDNEPEERLLGRFRREVMKAGVIQECKRRRFFENSQDERKRKTREAAKRNRRRRTISRAPAQNKPETSANEKSKDEDNWEMPEEDIPF